Below is a genomic region from Paraburkholderia sp. BL23I1N1.
GCCCATTGGCGCCGCCCCATACAGCCAAACTCTCGTCCGCCCGGGTGCGCATATTGTCGGCACATCCGGGGCTGGCCGAATTCGTGATAATTTTCGTCAAACGCTGCCGTGTAGCGGCCGCATGGCGTCGCTACGCGGGCGGTCGATTCCGATCCCGCGTTTCACCGTGAACAACATCTGATGAAACCCGTTATTGCCCTCGTTGGGCGCCCCAATGTGGGGAAATCCACGCTATTCAACCGCCTCACGCGTACGCGCGATGCGCTGGTTGCCGACCTGCCCGGTCTCACCCGCGATCGCCACTACGGCGAGGGCCGCGCCGGCGACCGGCCGTATCTGGTCGTCGATACCGGCGGCTTCGAGCCGGTCGCGAAAGACGGCATCCTGCACGAGATGGCGCGTCAAACCCGCCAGGCGGTCGAGGAATCGGACATCGTCGTGTTTATCGTCGACGGCCGCAACGGTCTCGCGCCGCAAGACAAGTCGATTGCCGACTATCTGCGCAAGGTCGGCCGGCCGATCTTCCTCGTCGTCAACAAGGCGGAGGGGATGAAGTACACCACAGTGGCCGCCGACTTCTACGAACTCGGTCTCGGCGACCCGCGCGCGATTTCCGCAGCGCATGGCGACGGTGTCACCGAAATGATCAACGAGGCACTCGGTGCGGCATACGCCGGGCAGCCGGAAGAGAGCGACGAGGAAAAGCAGGCGCACGGCGTGAAGATCGCGATCGTCGGCCGGCCGAACGTCGGCAAGTCGACTCTGATCAATGCGCTGGTGGGCGAGGAGCGGGTGATCGCGTTCGACATGCCGGGCACCACGCGCGATTCGATCTACGTCGACTTCGAACGTCAAGGCAAGCCGTACACGCTGATCGATACGGCCGGGTTGCGCCGCCGCGGCAAGGTGTTCGAAGCGATCGAGAAATTCTCGGTAGTGAAAACGCTGCAGGCCATTTCCGACGCGAACGTCGTGATCCTGCTGCTCGACGCGCGTCAGGACATCTCGGAGCAGGACGCGCACATCGCCGGCTTCGTGGTGGAGCAGGGCCGCGCGCTGGTGGTGGGCGTGAACAAATGGGACGGCCTCGATCCGCATGTGCGTGACCGCACCAAGGCGGACCTCGAGCGCAAACTAAAATTTCTCGATTTCGCCAAATTCCACTTCATTTCCGCTGCGGAGAAAACCGGAATCGGCCCGCTGATGCGCTCGGTGGACGACGCTTACGCCGCCGCCATGACCAAGCTGCCGACGCCGAAGCTGACGCGCGCGCTGATCGACGCAGTGGAATTCCAGCAGCCGCGCCGACGTGGTCCGGTACGCCCGAAATTGCGTTACGCGCACCAGGGCGGACAGAATCCGCCGATCATTGTGATTCACGGTAACGCGCTCGATGCGATCACCGAAACGTACAAACGCTACCTCGAAAACCGCTTCAGGGAAACTTTCAAGCTGACTGGGACTCCATTGCGCATAGAGTTCAGATCGTCGACGAACCCTTACGCGGACAAAGGCTGAAATTTAGGCGAAAACCCAGGCTGAAACCCGCGTGTGTGCTGGGTTTGGCCGCGAGGCCAGGCCCCTCGCGCAAAAATGAAAATCGGCTATAGTGTAGCGGTTGACGGCGGATCTCTTTTTCCTTCGTCGTCAATTCAGTCAACCTGCAAAAAAATACGGAGTTTGCTATGAGCAACAAAGGGCAATTGTTACAAGACCCGTTTTTGAACGCACTGCGTAAAGAGCACGTGCCGGTGTCGATCTACTTGGTCAACGGCATCAAGCTTCAAGGGAACATCGAATCGTTCGACCAGTACGTCGTGTTGCTCCGGAATACGGTCACCCAGATGGTCTACAAGCACGCAATTTCCACGGTCGTGCCTGCCCGTCCGGTGAATTTCCACCCGGATTCCGAACAGTCCTAACCCCCGTCGCGGCCGGCGTAGCGTCGCCCGTTGGCGATTACTCCCGGCCGCCTCATTTTGATACCGTCCAATTTGATCAATGCAGCGCTTGTCGGCATCGACTTCGGTAAGATCGATTTCGAAGCCAGCCTAGAAGAACTCAGCCTGCTCGCGCAAAGCGCGGGCGCGAACCCCTTAGTCACCCTCACGGGGCGCCGGTCCAGTCCCGATGCCAAGATGTTCGTCGGCAGCGGCAAGGCCGAAGAACTGCGTCTTGCGTGTGAGGCGAACGACATCGAACTCGTCATTTTCAATCATGCTCTGGCTCCTGCGCAGCAGCGCAATCTGGAGCAGGCGCTTAACCGCCGCGTGATTGATCGCACCAGCCTCATCCTCGATATTTTTGCGCAACGCGCCCGCAGCCACGAAGGCAAGCTGCAGGTGGAGCTCGCGCAGTTGCAGTACCTTTCGACGCGGCTAATCCGCGCATGGACCCACCTTGAACGCCAGAAAGGCGGTATCGGTTTGCGCGGTCCAGGCGAAACGCAGCTCGAAACCGACCGCCGTTTGATCGGCGAGCGCATCAAGGCGCTCAAAACCCGGCTCGAAAAGCTGCGCCGTCAGCACGGCACGCAGCGCCGCGCGCGCAGCCGCAACCAGACCATGTCCGTGTCCCTCGTCGGCTATACGAACGCGGGAAAATCCACCCTTTTCAATGCGTTGACGAAGGCCCAGGCGTACGCCGCCGACCAGCTCTTCGCCACACTGGATACCACGTCCCGCCGTGTGTATCTCGGCGACGAAGCCGGTCAGGTGGTGGTGTCCGACACGGTCGGTTTTATTCGCGAATTGCCTCACCAGCTGGTGGCGGCTTTCCGCGCCACGCTCGAGGAAACCATCCACGCCGATCTGCTGCTGCACGTGGTCGACGCGTCGAGCGCCGTGCGCCTCGATCAGATCGATCAGGTGAACGAGGTGTTGCACGCAATCGGTGCGGATACGATCCGTCAGGTGCTGGTGTTCAACAAGATCGACGCGGTGCCGGAGTTGGCGGCCCGTGGCGAGGCGGTCGAGCGGGATGAGTATGGTAATATTTCGCGCGTCTTTTTGAGCGCGCGCACGGGGCAGGGGCTGGATACATTGCGCGCTGCCATCGCTGAAATCGCTACTGCCGAACCTCTCTCCGATACGCTGGTCGATCTGTCGGAAGAAGACCGGTCGGCCGCACCACGCGAGGACCGAAAGGTCTCAGAACTCGGGCACTGACCCGCTCCAATTGCACTGACCCGCTGTCTACTCTGGTGAACGAACACAGGTGAACGATTACAACGAGCGGAGTATCTGGCTGCGCATGCGCGCCATGCTTTCACTGAACGATCCGCGCTGGGGCCGGGGCGACGGCAATGGCGATCGCCAACGACCCAACGAACCCAAGCGTCCGCCGACCAAAGACGGTGAAGGCCCGCCCGATCTCGACGAGATGTGGCGCGATTTCAACCGTCGTTTGAGCCGGGTGTTCGGCCGCAAGGGCGGCGGTGCGGGTGGCGGCCGTCCGGACAACGGTCGCGGCGCGCGCATCGGCGTGGGTATCGTGATCGGCGTGCTGATTGCGATCTATCTCGGCAGCGGCGTGTTCGTCGTGCAAGATGGCCAGGCCGGCGTTGTGATGCAGTTCGGCAAGTATCGCTACACAGCGGGGCAGGGTGTGCATTGGCGCCTGCCGTATCCGTTCGAAGCGCACGAACTCGTCAACATCGGCCAGATCCGCCAGGTGGAGATCGGCCGTAACAACGTGGTGCGTCTCGCCAACGTGAAAGACGCGTCGATGCTCACGCACGACGCCGATATCGTCGACGTGCGCTTTGCCGTGCAGTACCAGGTGAGCAAGCCGACCGATTATCTCTTCCGCAGCGTCGATCCCGATCAGAGCGTCATGCAGGCCGCGCAGGCGGCGGTGCGCAGCATCGTCGGCGCGCGCAGCACCAACGACATCCTCTATCAGGATCGCGAAACAATTCGCCAGCAATTGATGGCGTCGATTCAGCAATCCCTGGATGAGTACCAGTCCGGCCTTGCCGTGACCGGTGTCACGATCCAGGGCGTGCAGGTGCCCGACCAGGTGCAAGCCGCCTTCGACGACGCCGCCAAAGTGCGTCAGGACAACGAACGCGCCAAGCGTGAAGCGCAGGCGTACGCCGCCGATTTGCTGCCGCGCGCGCAAGCCGATGTCGCGCGCCAGATCGACGAAGCGAAAACGTATAGCGACAAGACGGTGGCCCAGGCCCAGGGCGACGCTGAGCGCTTCAGGCAGGTCTACGCGCAGTACTCGAAAGCGCCCGCTGTGATCCGCGAGCGCATGTACCTGGAAACCATGCAGCAGATCTATTCGAATACGACCAAGGTGTTTGTGGACAGCAAGAGCGGCAACAACGTGTTGTATCTGCCGCTCGACAAGCTGGTCGAGCAGACCCGCCAGCGTGTTGCTGATGCCGCTACGGCCGCTTCCGGCGCTGCCGCTGCAACGGGTGCCTCGGGTGCCTCGGGTGCCGCTGTGGCGCAAGCCGCGAGCGGTGCGGCCGCACCGTCTGCCGCTGCTTCCGCTCCCGCCGCGGCCGCAACGCCCGCCAGCCAGGCGGCCGCCAGCAGCGACGCACTGCGTTCACGCGACTCCTTCCGCAGCCGTATGCGCGAAGACGACGTTCAATAAGGAGCGCACATCATGAACAAAATCATTGCGCTCGTAGTGGGTCTCGTCATTGTGCTGTTCGCCGCATCGTCGATGGTATTCGTGGTCGACCAGCGGCATATGGCGGTGCTGTCCTCACATGGCGATACCGCGCCCGCCTTGCTCGGTCCCGGCTTGCACGTAAAGCTGCCGCCGCCGTTGCAAACGGTCACGCTGGTCGATAACCGCATCCAGTCGCTCGACGCGCCGGATGAAGACCGCTATGTCACGTCGGACAAAACCGATCTGCTGGCCAACCCGGTGATCAAATACCGCGTGACCGATCCGCTCAAGTTGCTTGCCGAAACCAAGGGCGACGTGCAAAGCCTGTCGGACCGTCTGGCGCTGTTGTCGCGCAGCGCGCTCGGCGACGCGTTCGGCAAGGTCACGCTGACCGATGCGCTTGCGAAGCAACAAGCCGTTGCCGACGAAGCACGTGGCACGATGGACAAGGCCGCGGCATCGCTAGGCGTTTCGGTCGTCGACGTGCAACTGACGCGCGTCGATTTTCCGGCGGCAATGGCCGACTCGGTCTACAAGCGGATGATCGCCGCACGCGAGCAGTCCGCGGCCGACGAACGGGCGAAGGGCACGGCCGAGGCCGATCAGATCAAGGCGGACGCCGTCGGCCAGCAACAGGCGATTCTCGCGGACGGCTATCGTCAGGCGCAGACCATCAAGGGCGAGGGCGATGCCAAGGCGGCGCAAATCGCGGCCGAGGCATACGGCAGCGACCCGCAGTTCTACCAGTTTTATCAAAGCATGCAGGCGTACAAGAACACCTTCAAGCCAGGCGACGTGATCGTGGTCGACCCGAGCAGCGAGTTCTTCCGCTTCATGCGTAGCCCGACCGGCGGCGCCGCCCCGGACGCTCCCGCGGCACCGCGCAAACACTGATAACCGGAACGCCGCGGCATCCGCATCGCGGCCCCTTCATTCGCATGGACATAGCCGGCTCGTTACTGCTCGCGATCGCATTGATGCTGATTATCGAAGGGATGTTTCCCTTCGTTTTCCCGAGCGCCTGGCGCGACACGTTCCGTAAAATAGCGGAACGGCCGCCGCATCAGATTCGCGTCGGCGGGCTGGTCGTGATGGCGCTCGGGCTGATTCTGCTGTTCATCGTGACCTGAAGGGGCGCTGCGGAGCGCCTGTAGCCCCGCACCGATGCGCTGGCGATAGGCGTGGTGCCGAGCGGTGCGGCATCAACAAGCGTCGCACCAGCGAGCGTTCCAGCGTGGGCAGGGAAGGTCGGTTGAGAGACTGCGAAGGGCAGTCACGACGCCCGCCGCAGCCGCCAAAATAGAGCTGTCGCCCGCCATTCATACACACTTACCGGCGCCCCAGTCGCCGTGTTCAACGTCGTAGGACTGTATCGATGTCGACCTGGTTACTTCCCGAGAATATCGCCGACGTGCTGCCGTCGGAAGCCCGCAAGATCGAAGAGTTGCGGCGCCATCTGCTGGACCGTTTCCGCTCGTACGGCTACGAGATGGTGATGCCGCCGCTGCTCGAATACATCGAGTCGCTGCTCACCGGCGGCGGGCACGATCTGAATCTGCGCACCTTCAAGCTCGTCGATCAGATGTCCGGGCGCACGCTCGGTCTGCGCGCCGACATTACGCCGCAGGTCGCGCGTATCGACGCGCACCTGCTGAATCGTCAGGGTGTGACGCGGCTTTGCTATGCCGGCAATGTTGCGCATACGCGTCCACGCGGCCTGCACGCCACGCGTGAACAGATTCAGATCGGCGCGGAAATCTACGGTCACGCCGGTCTCGAAGCGGATCTGGAAATCCAGCAGTTGATGCTCGACGCGCTGCGTCTGGCCGGCCTCGCGAAGGTGCGACTCGATTTGTGTCACGCAGGCGTGCTTGCCGCGCTGATCGAAGCGGAGCCTGCTGCCGCCGAACTCGGTCAAGCGCTCTACGACGCGTTGGCCGGCAAGGACGTGCCGCGCCTCGTCGAGCTGACCGCCAATCTCACGCCGGTCACGCGCGACGCATTGCGCTCGCTTCCTACGCTCTACGGCGACGCTTCGGTGCTCGACGAAGCCCGTGCTCGCTTGCCGAGCGCACCGGCCATCGCGCGTGCGCTCGACGATCTCGCGTTCCTCGCAGGCCACGTGGACGGCGCCGAAGTGATGATCGACCTGGCCGATTTGCGCGGCTACGCGTACCACAGCGGCGTAATGTTCTCGGCGTACGTGGACGGTGTGCCGAATGCGGTTGCGCGTGGCGGCCGTTACGACCACGTCGGGCAAGCCTATGGCCGCGCGCGCGCGGCAACCGGCTTCTCGCTCGATCTGCGCGAAGTCGCGCGCATTTCACCGGTGGAAGCTCGCAGCAGCGCGATTCTCGCGCCGTGGCAGCACGACGAAGCGTTGCGCACCAGCGTCGCCGCGCTGCGTAACGCCGGTGAGGTTGTGATCCAGGCGCTTCCTGGCCACGAGCACGATCTGGACGAATTCGCCTGCGACCGCGTGTTGGTTGAGCGCAACGGCGCGTGGGTGGTCGAACCCCGTCCCTGAGCGCGAATCGATAGAACGCTCGCGAGGCGACCCAAAGGCATTTCAGAAGGCGTCCAAAGCGTCGCCGCAACCGGCGCGGCCACTCGCCGCGCTATTTTCGATATACCCAACATAACGTGCATACCGTTGAGCGGAAACGGAAAAATTCGGAAGGTTCCGCGAACATAGGTAGAATACGTTTTTAACCAGCTTACGAAACAACATGTCTGCCAGCGCAGTGAATGTGAACCCCGGGCGTAACGTCGTCGTCGTGGGGACCCAGTGGGGTGATGAAGGCAAGGGCAAGATCGTCGACTGGCTGACGGACCACGCTCAAGGCGTCGTTCGCTTCCAGGGCGGTCACAATGCCGGTCACACGCTTATCATCGGCGGCAAGAAAACCATCTTGCGTCTGATTCCGTCGGGCATCATGCATCCCGGCGTCGCGTGCTACATCGGCAATGGCGTCGTGTTGTCGCCGGAAGCACTGTTCAAGGAAATTGGCGAGCTCGAAGCCGCCGGGGTCGATGTTCAGAATCGCCTCTTCATTTCCGAAGCCACCACCCTGATTCTGCCGTACCACATTGCCATCGACCAGGGCCGCGAAGCGCGCCGTGGCGCGAGCAAGATCGGCACGACCGGCCGCGGCATCGGCCCGGCCTACGAAGACAAGGTGGCGCGCCGCGGTCTGCGCGTGCAAGACCTGTTCGAGCCGGAAAGCTTCGCCGAACGTCTGCGTGAAAACCTCGATTATCACAACTTCGTGCTGACGCAATACCTGGGCGTCGCCGCGGTCGACTTCCAGCAAACGCTCGACACGATGCTGAGCTATGCTGACCGTCTGAAGCCGATGGTGACCGACGTGTCGCGCCGTCTTTACGACGAAAACGCAGCTGGCAACAATCTGCTGTTCGAAGGCGCGCAAGGCACGCTGCTCGATATCGACCACGGCACCTATCCGTTCGTCACGTCGAGCAACTGCGTGGCCGGAGCGGCGACAGCAGGTGCGGGCGTCGGTCCGCAAAAGCTGAACTACATTCTCGGCATCACCAAGGCGTATTGCACGCGCGTCGGTTCGGGCCCGTTCCCGAGCGAACTGTACGACGCGGATAACGCCACGCGTCAGGAACCGATCGGCCTGGAACTTGCCAAGGTCGGCAAGGAATTCGGCTCGGTGACCGGCCGTCCGCGCCGCACTGGCTGGCTCGACGCCGCCGCGCTGCGCCGCTCGATCCAGATCAACGGCGTGTCGGGCCTGTGCATGACCAAGCTCGACGTGCTCGACGGCCTCGACGAAGTGAAGCTGTGCATCGGCTATACGGTCGACGGTCAGCATGTCGATCTGCTGCCGCGTGGGGCTTCGGAAGTCGCGCGTTGCGAGCCGGTGTACGAAACCTTCTCGGGCTGGAAGGAAAGCACTGTTGGCATCACGGAATGGGACAAACTGCCGGCCAGCGCGCGTGCGTATCTGACGCGCGTGCAGGAAGTGGCGGGCATTCCGATCGACATGGTGTCGACCGGTCCGGATCGCGACGAAACGATTCTGCTTCGTCATCCGTTCAAGGTTTAAGCCATGGTGCAAGGTGTACCCATGATTGCGATGAAAGATCCGCGCAACGATGACAAGAACCTGTGGGTCGGCTGGGACGAGTATCACCGGCTGATCGAACTGCTGGCGTTGCAGGTGCACGAGTCGGGCTGGAAGTTCGACAAGATTCTGTGTCTCGCGCGCGGCGGTTTGCGCGTCGGCGATCAGCTCTCGCGTATTTACGATCTGCCGCTGGCGATTCTTGCCACCAGTTCGTACCGCGAAGCGGCCGGCACGGAGCAGGGCGAACTCGACATCGCGCAATACATCACCATGACGCGTGGCGAGTTGCACGGCAACGTGCTGCTGGTCGATGACCTCGTCGATTCCGGTGTGACGCTGGCACGTGTACAGCAGCATCTGAAAGAACGCTATCCGGCGATCACCGCGGTGCGCTCGGCGGTGCTGTGGTACAAGGGCTGCTCGAAAGTGAAACCCGATTACCACGTCCAGTATCTGCCTACCAATCCGTGGATTCACCAGCCGTTCGAGGAATGGGATACGGTTCGCCCGCATAACCTCGGCGCATGGATCAAGCGCGGTATGCAGCAGGAGCAGGATTCGTCGGGCACGTGATGCGCAGTACGACGCTACACCTGTTGCGTCGTATCCCGCGCAGTGTCTGCAAAGCGGAGCCCAATTGGGCTCCGCTTTTTTTTTGCGCGTCATATGTCCGTCGTATTGTGTTCTGTGAACGGTACCT
It encodes:
- the der gene encoding ribosome biogenesis GTPase Der; the protein is MKPVIALVGRPNVGKSTLFNRLTRTRDALVADLPGLTRDRHYGEGRAGDRPYLVVDTGGFEPVAKDGILHEMARQTRQAVEESDIVVFIVDGRNGLAPQDKSIADYLRKVGRPIFLVVNKAEGMKYTTVAADFYELGLGDPRAISAAHGDGVTEMINEALGAAYAGQPEESDEEKQAHGVKIAIVGRPNVGKSTLINALVGEERVIAFDMPGTTRDSIYVDFERQGKPYTLIDTAGLRRRGKVFEAIEKFSVVKTLQAISDANVVILLLDARQDISEQDAHIAGFVVEQGRALVVGVNKWDGLDPHVRDRTKADLERKLKFLDFAKFHFISAAEKTGIGPLMRSVDDAYAAAMTKLPTPKLTRALIDAVEFQQPRRRGPVRPKLRYAHQGGQNPPIIVIHGNALDAITETYKRYLENRFRETFKLTGTPLRIEFRSSTNPYADKG
- the hfq gene encoding RNA chaperone Hfq yields the protein MSNKGQLLQDPFLNALRKEHVPVSIYLVNGIKLQGNIESFDQYVVLLRNTVTQMVYKHAISTVVPARPVNFHPDSEQS
- the hflX gene encoding GTPase HflX, producing MIPSNLINAALVGIDFGKIDFEASLEELSLLAQSAGANPLVTLTGRRSSPDAKMFVGSGKAEELRLACEANDIELVIFNHALAPAQQRNLEQALNRRVIDRTSLILDIFAQRARSHEGKLQVELAQLQYLSTRLIRAWTHLERQKGGIGLRGPGETQLETDRRLIGERIKALKTRLEKLRRQHGTQRRARSRNQTMSVSLVGYTNAGKSTLFNALTKAQAYAADQLFATLDTTSRRVYLGDEAGQVVVSDTVGFIRELPHQLVAAFRATLEETIHADLLLHVVDASSAVRLDQIDQVNEVLHAIGADTIRQVLVFNKIDAVPELAARGEAVERDEYGNISRVFLSARTGQGLDTLRAAIAEIATAEPLSDTLVDLSEEDRSAAPREDRKVSELGH
- the hflK gene encoding FtsH protease activity modulator HflK, which codes for MNDYNERSIWLRMRAMLSLNDPRWGRGDGNGDRQRPNEPKRPPTKDGEGPPDLDEMWRDFNRRLSRVFGRKGGGAGGGRPDNGRGARIGVGIVIGVLIAIYLGSGVFVVQDGQAGVVMQFGKYRYTAGQGVHWRLPYPFEAHELVNIGQIRQVEIGRNNVVRLANVKDASMLTHDADIVDVRFAVQYQVSKPTDYLFRSVDPDQSVMQAAQAAVRSIVGARSTNDILYQDRETIRQQLMASIQQSLDEYQSGLAVTGVTIQGVQVPDQVQAAFDDAAKVRQDNERAKREAQAYAADLLPRAQADVARQIDEAKTYSDKTVAQAQGDAERFRQVYAQYSKAPAVIRERMYLETMQQIYSNTTKVFVDSKSGNNVLYLPLDKLVEQTRQRVADAATAASGAAAATGASGASGAAVAQAASGAAAPSAAASAPAAAATPASQAAASSDALRSRDSFRSRMREDDVQ
- the hflC gene encoding protease modulator HflC; amino-acid sequence: MNKIIALVVGLVIVLFAASSMVFVVDQRHMAVLSSHGDTAPALLGPGLHVKLPPPLQTVTLVDNRIQSLDAPDEDRYVTSDKTDLLANPVIKYRVTDPLKLLAETKGDVQSLSDRLALLSRSALGDAFGKVTLTDALAKQQAVADEARGTMDKAAASLGVSVVDVQLTRVDFPAAMADSVYKRMIAAREQSAADERAKGTAEADQIKADAVGQQQAILADGYRQAQTIKGEGDAKAAQIAAEAYGSDPQFYQFYQSMQAYKNTFKPGDVIVVDPSSEFFRFMRSPTGGAAPDAPAAPRKH
- a CDS encoding DUF2065 domain-containing protein, which codes for MDIAGSLLLAIALMLIIEGMFPFVFPSAWRDTFRKIAERPPHQIRVGGLVVMALGLILLFIVT
- a CDS encoding ATP phosphoribosyltransferase regulatory subunit; translation: MSTWLLPENIADVLPSEARKIEELRRHLLDRFRSYGYEMVMPPLLEYIESLLTGGGHDLNLRTFKLVDQMSGRTLGLRADITPQVARIDAHLLNRQGVTRLCYAGNVAHTRPRGLHATREQIQIGAEIYGHAGLEADLEIQQLMLDALRLAGLAKVRLDLCHAGVLAALIEAEPAAAELGQALYDALAGKDVPRLVELTANLTPVTRDALRSLPTLYGDASVLDEARARLPSAPAIARALDDLAFLAGHVDGAEVMIDLADLRGYAYHSGVMFSAYVDGVPNAVARGGRYDHVGQAYGRARAATGFSLDLREVARISPVEARSSAILAPWQHDEALRTSVAALRNAGEVVIQALPGHEHDLDEFACDRVLVERNGAWVVEPRP
- a CDS encoding adenylosuccinate synthase, whose protein sequence is MSASAVNVNPGRNVVVVGTQWGDEGKGKIVDWLTDHAQGVVRFQGGHNAGHTLIIGGKKTILRLIPSGIMHPGVACYIGNGVVLSPEALFKEIGELEAAGVDVQNRLFISEATTLILPYHIAIDQGREARRGASKIGTTGRGIGPAYEDKVARRGLRVQDLFEPESFAERLRENLDYHNFVLTQYLGVAAVDFQQTLDTMLSYADRLKPMVTDVSRRLYDENAAGNNLLFEGAQGTLLDIDHGTYPFVTSSNCVAGAATAGAGVGPQKLNYILGITKAYCTRVGSGPFPSELYDADNATRQEPIGLELAKVGKEFGSVTGRPRRTGWLDAAALRRSIQINGVSGLCMTKLDVLDGLDEVKLCIGYTVDGQHVDLLPRGASEVARCEPVYETFSGWKESTVGITEWDKLPASARAYLTRVQEVAGIPIDMVSTGPDRDETILLRHPFKV
- a CDS encoding phosphoribosyltransferase gives rise to the protein MVQGVPMIAMKDPRNDDKNLWVGWDEYHRLIELLALQVHESGWKFDKILCLARGGLRVGDQLSRIYDLPLAILATSSYREAAGTEQGELDIAQYITMTRGELHGNVLLVDDLVDSGVTLARVQQHLKERYPAITAVRSAVLWYKGCSKVKPDYHVQYLPTNPWIHQPFEEWDTVRPHNLGAWIKRGMQQEQDSSGT